One region of Parambassis ranga chromosome 21, fParRan2.1, whole genome shotgun sequence genomic DNA includes:
- the gdf3 gene encoding protein DVR-1: MASLLLLALCSLSVCAVPHVEEMRSQERLFLSSLGLSARPRPAGSRQARRHVPSALWRMFRRSENIQAQDSDPCTVAEYGVRGNIIRYVQDQGRLVSGWSSSCQACLEKQLFFNMSVLQPVELLSLAQLEVKFHWKPLRPAELLQGPQAISVSLYKVIRATLRGANPQANRRLLLSQSVQLQPEPTSITMDLTSLAESWRKPGRNYGLVMELLPLGADPKELVSFYPGNSLPTLTLPLVQASLVAVSLNPHQCRSRQRRSAVHLPVTPSNVCKARRLYIDFKDVGWQDWIIAPQGYMANYCHGECPFPLSESLNGTNHAILQTLVHSLDPHGTPQPCCVPIRLSPISMLYYDNNDNVVLRHYQDMVVDECGCR, translated from the exons ATggcctccctgctgctgctggcgctGTGTTCTCTGAGCGTGTGTGCTGTCCCGCAcgtggaggagatgaggagccAGGAGAGGCTCTTCCTCAGCTCCCTGGGGCTTTCCGCGCGGCCACGGCCCGCGGGGAGCCGTCAGGCCCGGCGCCACGTCCCCTCCGCGCTGTGGAGGATGTTCCGGAGGTCGGAGAACATCCAGGCCCAAGACAGCGACCCCTGCACGGTGGCCGAGTACGGAGTCCGCGGGAACATCATCCGATACGTGCAAGACCAAG GCCGGCTGGTGTCtggctggagcagcagctgtcaggctTGTCTGGAGAAGCAGCTTTTCTTCAACATGTCCGTCCTGCAGCCGGTGGAGCTGCTTTCTCTGGCTCAGCTGGAAGTCAAGTTCCACTGGAAGCCCCTCAGGCCTGCAGAGCTCCTGCAGGGGCCGCAGGCCATCAGCGTGTCTCTGTATAAGGTGATCCGAGCCACACTGAGAGGAGCCAATCCTCAGGCCAACCGCAGACTCCTGCTGTCCCAGTCGGTGCAGCTGCAGCCGGAGCCCACCTCCATCACCATGGACCTCACGTCGCTGGCAGAGAGTTGGCGCAAGCCGGGACGTAACTACGGTTTAGTGATGGAGCTGCTGCCTCTCGGTGCAGATCCAAAGGAGCTTGTTTCTTTTTACCCTGGGAACTCCCTCCCAACCCTCACTCTGCCCCTGGTCCAGGCCTCGCTGGTGGCCGTGTCCCTCAACCCCCACCAGTGTCGCTccaggcagaggaggagcgCCGTCCACCTCCCTGTGACGCCCAGTAACGTCTGCAAGGCCCGTCGTCTCTATATTGACTTCAAGGACGTGGGCTGGCAGGACTGGATCATTGCCCCCCAGGGCTACATGGCCAACTACTGCCACGGCGAGTGTCCGTTCCCACTCAGCGAGAGCCTGAACGGGACCAACCACGCCATCCTGCAGACCCTGGTGCACTCCCTGGATCCGCACGGCACGCCACAGCCCTGCTGCGTCCCCATCCGCCTGTCCCCGATCTCCATGCTGTACTACGACAACAACGACAACGTGGTGCTTCGGCATTACCAGGACATGGTGGTGGACGAGTGTGGGTGCCGATGA
- the trappc10 gene encoding trafficking protein particle complex subunit 10, giving the protein MEQQEEKPIIYTMENKPIVTCAGDQGLFTSLYTSLAQQLPREPMEWRRTYGRAPKMIHLEANFVQFKEELLPKEGNKALLTFPFLHIYWTDCCDTEVYKTSVREDMMRWQNSLRTHSSADWVIIVVETNDTKKKNKTNILPRSSIVDKIRSDFCNKQNDRCVVLSDPLKDSSRSQESWNSLLLKLRTLLLMSFTKNLGRFEDDMRTLREKRTQPGWSFCEYFMVQEELAFVFEMLQQFEDALVQYDELDALFTQYVLNFGAGDTANWLGSFCAPVRSWSGLLLRRPIDMEKRDGIQRGEASLLDLRSYLFSRQCTLLIFLQRPWEVTQRALELLHNCVQELRLLEVSVLEGALDCWVFLSCLEVLHRIEGCCDQAQLAANCSYTVGLWAYATDKLKSLGELCGLVLEKGPTSEDLNRTVDLLAGLGDERPETVNSLQSPYKKLKEALSSVEAFERHYLELSHAAMEMYRAIGRLRSARLVGKSLAEFHMRKGDPARAETFLQEALKSYVSEGWSLPVTHTRKQIAECQKLLGRTDDYLQTSALLAGDVNLTTEERKHFCQEILTFAGISGDQSQKVTLSMGVFTQLTQLQFHPATASVHSGAVLKVELTLRCLMPIPVNIQQLVASIHFDVDHGGTHGRSKGTQRQTNQGTIEFTQGNSSVGPHSYLGTGPALELDEIQDRSPSDNSLNSTGVVCKNTHLLMRRHDSNSPLATPNCVSPPTVAMKEGAQMLKVQDVTLKPGNNSIVFTAPSGQPGTYTLRQLCATIGEVQFVLPHIYPSVQYEVYSQEPQLTVEPLAEPLLAGLPQMVKFTLLTGHYTVKKGDALQLSNTDTMPILPSSTCTARTHSPAAELVGENILSIQSSEKVTSISLPPTPPYHTLEFQLEVLCIIPSGSDRPANERLTNGEVRHRPRSYSHPDTPMTAIDQRMSIDCPWSIYSTLLALTFYIPFKTKHSLLSAGNRKYVQVCVQNVSDVSFTLAEVKLTEKQHASLELQSLNTKSQQLLCSKHSVFCLWEVRWKEDLPLCLQCVFSANFSPFNQDISAFKPYHYQFQLERVTTLYSVRAEIVPPAGEQQCRSGLLCGLEVCITRLTEPAEGELAEESKTDTDGLKTTKLMYEVADSSSNWAVCGRSSGMVSMPMTANATHKVQIEVMPLFAGHLPFPKIKVLKYLPHTAAVAIQPDPDSCVENDSLSLLDKTLDDQADTASIRSRGSVHSVGSGDQQQKGVAMPRLEPFSPGQVFNHTHARQVLVLPATDDHIMEVNAT; this is encoded by the exons GACACAGAGGTGTATAAGACCTCAGTGAGGGAGGACATGATGCGCTGGCAGAACAGCTTGcggacacacagctctgcagactGGGTCATCATTGTTGTGGAGACCAACGATAccaaaaagaagaacaagacgAACATCCTGCCCCGATCATCCATAGTCGACAAGATCCGCAGTGACTTTTGCAACAAACAGAACGACAG GTGTGTGGTTCTGTCAGATCCTCTGAAGGACTCGTCTCGGTCTCAGGAATCCTGGAATTCTTTGCTGCTGAAGCTCCGAACTCTCCTCCTCATGTCCTTCACAAAGAACCTTGGCCGCTTCGAGGATGACATGCGTACGCTCCGAGAAAAACGTACACAGCCCGGCTGGAGCTTCTGTGAATACTTTATGGTGCAG GAGGAGCTTGCCTTTGTATTTGAGATGCTGCAGCAGTTTGAGGATGCCTTGGTCCAGTATGATGAACTTGATGCTCTGTTTACCCAGTATGTCCTTAACTTTGGAGCAGGAG ACACGGCGAACTGGCTCGGCTCATTCTGCGCCCCGGTGCGCAGCTGGAGCGGCTTGTTGCTTCGGCGGCCCATCGACATGGAGAAGAGGGATGGGATCCAGCGTGGAGAAGCCAGCTTGTTGGACCTGAGAAGCTACCTTTTTTCTCGTCAGTGCACTTTACTTATCTTCCTCCAGAGACCATGGGAGGTCACTCAGAGAGCCCTGGAGCTCCTTCACAACTGTGTCCAGGAGCTACGCCTGCTGGAG GTGTCCGTCCTTGAAGGGGCACTGGACTGTTGGGTTTTTCTCAGCTGCTTGGAGGTTCTGCACAGGATTGAGGGCTGCTGTGATCAGGCTCAGTTAGCAGCAAACTGTTCTTACACTGTTGGCCTCTGGGCCTATGCTACAGACAAG CTGAAGTCTCTGGGGGAACTCTGTGGCCTGGTATTAGAGAAGGGACCCACATCAGAGGACCTGAACAGGACTGTGGATCTGCTGGCCGGACTGGGGGATGAGAGACCTGAGACTG TCAACAGTTTGCAGAGCCCGTACAAAAAACTGAAAGAAGCTTTGTCGTCTGTAGAAGCTTTTGAAAGGCACTATCTC GAACTCTCTCATGCTGCTATGGAAATGTACCGAGCCATCGGCCGGCTGAGGTCAGCCAGACTGGTGGGAAAAAGCCTGGCCGAGTTCCACAT GAGGAAGGGGGACCCGGCTCGGGCAGAAACCTTCTTACAGGAAGCTCTGAAGTCATATGTGTCGGAGGGGTGGAGCCTCCCTGTGACTCACACCAGGAAACAGATTGCCGAGTGTCAGAAACTGCTGGGCAGAACTGATGA CTACTTGCAAACCAGTGCCTTGTTGGCTGGTGATGTGAATCTGACtacagaggagaggaagcacTTTTGTCAGGAAATCCTGACATTTGCTGGGATTTCTGGAGACCAGT CTCAAAAAGTGACTCTCAGCATGGGCGTcttcacacagctcacacagcttCAGTTCCATCCAGCGACTGCCTCTGTGCACTCTGGAGCCGTCCTGAAGGTGGAGCTCACCCTGCGGTGTTTAATGCCCATACCGGTGAACATACAGCAGCTGGTCGCTAGCATTCACTTTGACGTGGATCATGGAGGGACTCACGGGAGGTCCAAGGGAACTCAGAGACAAACAAACCAAGGGACAATAGAGTTTACCCAGGGTAACTCATCAGTGGGCCCCCATTCCTACTTGGGCACCGGACCTGCGTTAGAGCTGGATGAGATTCAGGACAGAAGTCCTTCAGACAATTCTCTCAACTCTACAGGAGTTGTGTGCAAAAATACTCACCTGCTAATGCGTCGCCACGACAGCAACTCGCCACTAGCCACGCCCAACTGTGTCAGCCCTCCTACTGTCGCCATGAAGGAAGGAGCACAGATGCTGAAGGTGCAGGATGTAACTTTAAAACCCGGGAATAACAGCATCGTCTTCACAGCACCA AGTGGACAACCAGGAACGTACACATTGCGTCAGCTTTGCGCCACAATCGGCGAAGTGCAGTTTGTCCTGCCTCATATCTACCCATCAGTCCAGTATGAAGTTTATTCTCAGGAGCCGCAGCTCACCGTGGAGCCTCTTGCAG AGCCGCTGCTGGCCGGTCTGCCTCAGATGGTGAAGTTCACTCTGTTGACGGGTCACTACACTGTGAAGAAAGGAGATGCCCTGCAGCTCAGCAACACAGACACCATGCCCATCCTGCCCTCCAGCACCTGCACCGCCCGCACCCACAGCCCTGCTGCTG AGCTGGTGGGTGAAAACATCCTGTCCATCCAGTCGTCTGAAAAAGTAACCAGCATCAGCCTTCCTCCCACCCCTCCTTACCACACTCTGGAGTTCCAGCTGGAGGTTTTGTGCATCATCCCGTCTGGATCCGACCGGCCCGCCAACGAGAGGCTGACCAACGGAGAGGTCCGCCATCGACCACGCAGCTACAGTCATCCTGACACACCCATGACAGCCATCGACCAGAGG ATGTCTATTGACTGTCCATGGTCGATCTACTCCACACTGCTCGCCCTAACCTTCTACATCCCCTTTAAGACGAAACACTCACTGCTTTCTGCTGGTAACAG GAAGTAcgtccaggtgtgtgtgcagaatgtgTCAGATGTCAGCTTCACACTGGCAGAAGTGAAGCTGACAGAGAAGCAGCACGCATCACTGGAGCTTCAGTCTCTCAACACTAAATCACAACAG cttctATGCAGTAAGCACAGTGTGTTCTGCTTGTGGGAGGTGAGGTGGAAAGAAGACCTGCCCTTGTGTCTCCAGTGCGTTTTTTCCGCCAACTTTTCTCCATTCAACCAGGACATCTCAGCCTTCAAGCCCTACCACTACCAGTTCCAGCTCGAGAGAGTCACT acatTGTACAGCGTGCGAGCGGAGATCGTGCCTCCTGCTGGCGAGCAGCAGTGTCGCTCTGGTTTGCTCTGCGGACTTGAGGTGTGTATAACACGACTGACTGAACCTGCAGAGGGCGAGCTGGCAGAGGAGAGCAAGACTGACACTGATGGTCTGAAAACCACCAAACTCATGTATGAAG tggctgacagcagcagtaactgGGCGGTGTGTGGGAGAAGTTCAGGGATGGTGTCGATGCCCATGACAGCCAACGCCACCCACAAGGTGCAGATTGAGGTGATGCCGCTGTTTGCAGGGCACCTGCCCTTCCCAAAGATCAAAGTGCTCAAGTACCTGCCTCACACGGCTGCAGTGGCAATTCAGCCAGACCCTG ACAGCTGCGTGGAGAACGACAGTCTGTCTCTACTGGACAAAACACTGGACGACCAGGCGGATACGGCGAGCATCCGCAGCCGGGGCAGCGTCCACTCCGTGGGCAGCGGCGACCAGCAGCAGAAGGGCGTGGCCATGCCACGCCTAGAGCCCTTCAGCCCTGGACAGGTGTTCAACCACACTCATGCACGTCAGGTCCTGGTGCTGCCCGCCACCGATGACCACATCATGGAGGTGAACGCCACATGA